The following are from one region of the Streptomyces fradiae genome:
- a CDS encoding rodlin has translation MIKKVLATAAVAATVAGMSATTAMAAGNDGGSANIIGNTSKQSIGSNSTGGYMSPNFGLVNGGVLHCFDVQKVEAQVPIGALIGVPIAVQDVLGNPIANQTCTQNSVQQKGDDALSHILGEVLSQNGNMGG, from the coding sequence GTGATCAAGAAGGTTCTTGCTACCGCTGCTGTCGCGGCCACCGTCGCCGGCATGTCCGCGACCACGGCGATGGCGGCCGGTAACGACGGCGGTAGCGCCAACATCATCGGCAACACGTCGAAGCAGTCCATCGGCAGCAACTCCACCGGTGGCTACATGAGCCCGAACTTCGGTCTCGTCAACGGTGGCGTCCTGCACTGCTTCGACGTCCAGAAGGTCGAGGCCCAGGTGCCGATCGGCGCCCTCATCGGTGTCCCGATCGCCGTCCAGGACGTCCTCGGCAACCCCATCGCGAACCAGACCTGCACCCAGAACTCCGTGCAGCAGAAGGGCGACGACGCTCTGTCGCACATCCTGGGCGAGGTCCTCTCCCAGAACGGCAACATGGGCGGCTGA
- a CDS encoding LCP family protein, which yields MNSPHSLRRPGPGPRPRPHSRRRRTLLLSTALVALGTGVLAAAPSELPSPKKGLNLLVVGVDGRKAVTAAEKKKYRLGSRECACTDVIMLVHVSAKNDRVSVVSLPRDSLTEFPDGHVDRRTGEQHEAHPAKINAAWAEGGSAFTIETVEAMTGVPVHRYLEIDFRRFMDTVNVFDKGTPICTKKRLKDPVTGLDLKAGSKSVRGGEALQYVRSRRADGKMDFGRIQKQQLFIANLHRSLRDGLIKSPKALKAFASTVRGKGRAERGILVTELVALAGRLKNLTPARTEFAVVPVAGFNANIEDVGSTLAWDEKHADQVFAAMRADKALPKARPEPTSEIPRGLGDYKPVKGASLLCK from the coding sequence ATGAATTCCCCCCACAGCCTCCGGCGCCCCGGCCCCGGCCCACGCCCGCGCCCGCACTCGCGCCGGAGACGTACGCTGCTTCTGTCCACCGCCCTGGTCGCGCTCGGCACCGGCGTCCTCGCCGCGGCGCCGTCGGAGCTGCCCTCGCCGAAGAAGGGCCTGAATCTGCTGGTGGTCGGCGTCGACGGCCGCAAGGCGGTGACCGCCGCCGAGAAGAAGAAGTACCGGCTCGGCAGCCGCGAGTGCGCCTGCACCGACGTGATCATGCTGGTGCACGTGTCGGCGAAGAACGACCGGGTGAGCGTGGTGAGCCTGCCGCGCGACTCGCTCACCGAGTTCCCCGACGGGCATGTCGACCGGCGGACCGGGGAGCAGCACGAGGCCCACCCGGCGAAGATCAACGCCGCCTGGGCGGAGGGCGGTTCGGCCTTCACGATCGAGACCGTCGAGGCGATGACCGGGGTTCCGGTCCACCGTTATCTGGAGATCGACTTCCGCCGCTTCATGGACACCGTGAACGTCTTCGACAAGGGCACCCCCATCTGTACGAAGAAGCGGCTCAAGGACCCGGTGACCGGGCTCGACCTGAAGGCCGGCTCGAAGTCGGTGCGGGGCGGCGAGGCGCTGCAGTACGTCCGCTCCCGCCGGGCGGACGGCAAGATGGACTTCGGGCGCATCCAGAAGCAGCAGCTGTTCATCGCCAACCTGCACCGCAGTCTGCGCGACGGGCTGATCAAGAGCCCGAAGGCGCTGAAGGCCTTCGCCTCCACGGTGCGCGGCAAGGGCAGGGCGGAACGCGGGATCTTGGTCACCGAGCTGGTCGCGCTCGCCGGCCGGCTGAAGAACCTCACCCCGGCCCGTACCGAGTTCGCGGTCGTCCCGGTCGCGGGCTTCAACGCGAACATCGAGGACGTCGGGTCGACCCTGGCCTGGGACGAGAAGCACGCGGACCAGGTGTTCGCGGCGATGCGCGCCGACAAGGCGCTGCCGAAGGCCCGGCCGGAGCCGACCAGTGAGATCCCGCGGGGCCTCGGCGACTACAAGCCGGTGAAGGGCGCCTCGCTGCTCTGCAAGTGA
- a CDS encoding thioredoxin domain-containing protein, producing the protein MPNRLAQETSPYLLQHADNPVDWWPWSAEAFEEARRRDVPVLLSVGYSSCHWCHVMAHESFEDEATAGLVNEHFVAVKVDREERPDVDAVYMEAVQAATGQGGWPMTVFLTPDAEPFYFGTYFPPEPRHGMPSFSDVLDGVARAWTERREEVSQVAAKIVEDLSARSLAYGGDGVPGDEELAQALLGLTREYDAQDGGFGGAPKFPPSMVLEFLLRHHARTGSEGALQMAADTCEAMARGGIYDQLGGGFARYSVDRQWVVPHFEKMLYDNALLCRVYAHLWRVTGSDLARRVALETADFMVRELRTPEGGFASALDADSDDGSGKHVEGAYYAWTPAQLEAVLGAEDARHAARYFGVTEEGTFEEGASVLQLPQDGSFADADRIASIRTRLLAAREERPRPGRDDKIVAAWNGLAVAALAETGALLDRPDLIERATEAADLLVRVHLDDGARLTRTSKDGRAGGNTGVLEDYADVAEGFLALASVTGEGVWLEFAGFLLDIVLDRFTAEGGALYDTAHDAEQLIRRPQDPTDNATPSGWTAAAGALLSYAAHTGSEAHRTAAERALGVVKALGPRAPRFIGWGLAVAEALRDGPREIAVVGAPDDEGFRALRRTALHAATPGAVLAAGLPDGEEFPLLRDRPLVDGRAAAYVCRHFVCDAPATDPELLARKLGR; encoded by the coding sequence ATGCCGAACAGACTGGCCCAAGAGACCTCCCCCTATCTCCTCCAGCACGCCGACAACCCGGTCGACTGGTGGCCCTGGTCGGCCGAGGCGTTCGAGGAGGCCCGCCGCCGCGACGTCCCGGTGCTGCTCAGCGTCGGCTACAGCTCGTGCCACTGGTGTCACGTCATGGCCCACGAGTCCTTCGAGGACGAGGCCACCGCCGGCCTGGTCAACGAGCACTTCGTCGCCGTGAAGGTGGACCGCGAGGAGCGGCCCGACGTCGACGCCGTCTACATGGAGGCCGTGCAGGCCGCGACCGGCCAGGGTGGCTGGCCGATGACCGTGTTCCTCACCCCGGACGCCGAGCCCTTCTACTTCGGCACCTACTTCCCGCCCGAGCCCCGGCACGGCATGCCGTCCTTCTCCGACGTGCTCGACGGGGTCGCGCGGGCGTGGACCGAGCGGCGTGAGGAGGTCTCCCAGGTCGCCGCGAAGATCGTCGAGGACCTGTCGGCCCGCTCGCTCGCCTACGGCGGGGACGGCGTGCCCGGTGACGAAGAGCTGGCGCAGGCCCTGCTCGGTCTCACCCGGGAGTACGACGCCCAGGACGGCGGCTTCGGGGGCGCGCCCAAGTTCCCGCCGTCGATGGTCCTGGAGTTCCTGCTCCGCCACCACGCCCGTACGGGCTCCGAGGGCGCCCTCCAGATGGCCGCCGACACCTGCGAGGCGATGGCCCGCGGCGGCATCTACGACCAGCTCGGCGGCGGCTTCGCCCGCTACTCGGTGGACCGCCAGTGGGTCGTGCCGCACTTCGAGAAGATGCTGTACGACAACGCGCTGCTCTGCCGGGTGTACGCGCACCTGTGGCGGGTCACCGGCAGCGACCTGGCCCGCCGGGTCGCCCTGGAGACCGCCGACTTCATGGTCCGCGAACTGCGCACCCCCGAGGGCGGCTTCGCCTCCGCGCTCGACGCCGACTCCGACGACGGAAGCGGCAAGCACGTCGAGGGCGCCTACTACGCGTGGACGCCCGCCCAGCTCGAAGCGGTCCTCGGCGCCGAGGACGCCCGGCACGCCGCCCGCTACTTCGGCGTCACCGAGGAGGGCACCTTCGAGGAGGGCGCCTCGGTGCTCCAGCTCCCGCAGGACGGCTCCTTCGCCGACGCCGACCGCATCGCCTCGATCCGCACCCGGCTGCTCGCCGCCCGCGAGGAGCGCCCGCGACCCGGCCGCGACGACAAGATCGTCGCCGCCTGGAACGGCCTGGCCGTCGCGGCCCTCGCCGAGACCGGCGCCCTGCTCGACCGCCCCGACCTGATCGAGCGCGCCACCGAGGCCGCCGACCTGCTCGTCCGGGTGCACCTCGACGACGGCGCCCGCCTCACCCGTACCTCCAAGGACGGGCGCGCGGGCGGCAACACCGGAGTCCTGGAGGACTACGCCGACGTCGCCGAGGGCTTCCTCGCGCTCGCCTCCGTCACCGGCGAGGGCGTGTGGCTGGAGTTCGCCGGATTCCTCCTCGACATCGTCCTCGACCGCTTCACCGCCGAGGGCGGCGCACTGTACGACACCGCGCACGACGCCGAGCAGTTGATCCGCCGCCCCCAGGACCCCACCGACAACGCCACCCCGTCCGGGTGGACCGCGGCCGCCGGCGCGCTCCTCTCGTACGCCGCGCACACCGGCTCCGAGGCGCACCGCACCGCCGCCGAACGGGCCCTCGGCGTGGTCAAGGCGCTCGGGCCGCGCGCGCCCCGGTTCATCGGCTGGGGCCTCGCCGTCGCCGAGGCGCTGCGCGACGGGCCCCGGGAGATCGCCGTGGTCGGCGCCCCCGACGACGAGGGCTTCCGGGCCCTGCGCCGTACCGCCCTGCACGCCGCCACGCCCGGCGCGGTCCTCGCCGCCGGGCTGCCCGACGGCGAGGAGTTCCCGCTCCTGAGGGACCGGCCGCTGGTCGACGGCAGGGCCGCCGCCTATGTCTGCCGGCATTTCGTGTGCGACGCGCCGGCCACCGACCCCGAGCTGCTCGCCCGCAAGCTCGGCCGCTAG